The proteins below come from a single Ornithodoros turicata isolate Travis unplaced genomic scaffold, ASM3712646v1 ctg00000955.1, whole genome shotgun sequence genomic window:
- the LOC135375911 gene encoding uncharacterized protein LOC135375911 isoform X1, whose amino-acid sequence MTSIPQKKSERELHELLERVDLLEYYNKFIEIGADNVQQLRDLTDEELGEVIDQVEMIRKPLHVKRFRKALEKWTGQTGTPGSGTSTRETATAACTQQADQRVDERSAETADIRADMHHAIDRRDVAQVRQCMQAEPQLKKWLHPLTKESAMHRAVTTNAFKAFGLLLSQKCKFKNAREGDCLQELNNLQQSELARQRYFVAGYERSYVSVLKGRSTSVAECADFPIILDDVYRSLDSNDLLKPVLKVASMAPHLSIRFDFERIHTQCMVGGYRTNLGMTEPEKQGVFIGATGLHGERTDATERRTKEVEGTLVHELCHLALNLVYGNEGKPYLCTDESRKEHYAGILEDARGRQHGLHDILKWAFHGNDEAELIVRIPHILALCPTEGNTILEEQVPRLFQFFKQHVVEDMTQYIQDGCLGRETEVIREENGKLGRASSTEELGIEFVARLDDCVMRRDPPVVLVASNLTFLEVMVNDLVRSARVPYLFLGTSQWGDRTYDILLANKCSFLLLSCEGRENLRIILNLSKELLDVTGTKTILLTSKQNLQHCLQGIKESMLHDIKIYMDTVHKASFENVTGKCKNKIIERSRIALQSPNQQLFIKDMLDIDSFSKTCQEETLLTLCREGVLYFGPELKELREDVSVCYINQRCSRSVEVDLRKIRDRPKDDAFAFLGCSEETLQSSLPKGLAVKRMSILDSFEQIVLLEKDSDYDRLLLTQHFRGKTVHLLEFHEGRYVWKKSNGAVSHLPMTGIEIHSANFLLEVREKVLVISGDPGSGKTVLATRLCTEIKKEDEKAWVLYVSTYPKRQEAMKLLNEETGGINVKQFAKLCCVQTSGQEFELFQQTVTEGSPFHVWVIFDALDEILEVTRKYILEFTKVLAQEKVRKILIFTRTVCRIAIQDQMHLVPFDMAAFSAEERDEFLEKYQKSLQNPMTDRKTVKSTINYLKEKHSSLLGNPLILRMVAEVEQGEASDPEYCELVQPMYSSQDCFTLLSLYRLFVEYKYLLYRIEKKKEDRTRAANEDDDDTLKPIFQNNHALLALKSLLPEDVLKELVSESEYDDLKSKGRLIMAVKENKLKQGIILCLTNDAPHFVHHSFAEFFAADLIFKRVKEANARGDVRVALIISGLYGESSYVGMLTFLDGFAAERHAMQSNIMNNDIGGVIVEAALEHAYTQDALGRTPLHVAALHANQFILNYLSIDEAMTQEDMLGMTPLMYADKIRAWERLDAFCAHSGGLAINWFVQLPTTVENITSERDFDRSVLGEVLYERCKELLSVLLREFCNSQMCSSETCIERAPRYLKENVSSAADAAHTPVNIDRITDDGQRTPLHISIIFGDTDIVRLLLPYSSPAVSYLCTVSALFGRTDILRLLLPFASSPSDWYTTENRPEGFPLPVVCLKNIDVVELLLPHFLTRSPFLEELLYSSILHRYDGVTKAILPNSDASDRHTHQDTASLYASVRSGCLETVRLMLPYTGLDAWDKHGIAALCMGMDDNDSLNKSLARREPQLDDTEDKTLSNHDVGISKLLLLHLNIDSVNIDGGIALRIGMKYRKHSATFKLLLPHLSLASGIISEAKYSRYAAKTGEQDILRYLIPNTPINTPDENGHTPLLYCFLNGYLKAAKLLLPLTVIDDLLNKPLRVSACLNHCEFVELVLPHSFKSSTVTVLLDAVDMSDADTNCYTKLLLPHVDVDVRAVEEKTAWCKSVYRGNWASVQLFLPYTERSDGAVSQSTALLLHACKRSTATREPSKSKNKRNGEMSVGDVKILKLLLLDMNLNGADANRALSLAQSVTNIHAMKLLRPHASVSKHMLPHSSFSSPSISVAEFINSVVNSEEDQDILRSLTPNTPINTPDENGYTPLLYCCLNGYLRAAKLLLPLTVLDSVRDTPFFVSASLNKCEFVELLLPHCFKRSSEIGFLAAVKNRHGDATKLLLPHVDANDRKWRATASSKCVEGGGWASVRLFLPYTEARDRENGLQRSLQLIALKQAIATMYSSRADVTTLREENDEDINISKLLLLHSSLGITDESGLSR is encoded by the exons ATGACGTCCATCCCTCAAAAGAAGTCAGAGCGGGAGCTTCATGAACTCCTTGAACGTGTCGACCTTCTCGAGTACTACAACAAATTCATCGAGATAG GCGCAGACAATGTGCAGCAGCTTCGTGACTTGACGGATGAAGAGCTTGGAGAAGTCATTGACCAGGTAGAGATGATCAGGAAGCCCCTCCACGTGAAGAGGTTCAGGAAAGCTCTGGAGAAGTGGACGGGACAGACAG GCACACCTGGTTCAGGAACATCCACGAGAGAGACGGCTACGGCAGCATGTACACAGCAGGCTGACCAACGAGTGGACGAGAGATCTGCTGAGACTGCGGACATCAGGGCTGACATGCACCATGCCATTGACAGGAGAGACGTCGCGCAAGTGAGACAGTGCATGCAAGCAGAACCGCAACTAAAGAAGTGGCTCCATCCACTTACGAAAGAGTCAGCTATGCATCGAGCTGTAACGACAAACGCATTCAAGGCGTTCGGCCTTCTGTTGTCACAGAAATGTAAATTCAAGAACGCTAGAGAAGGTGATTGCCTCCAGGAATTGAATAACCTCCAACAGTCCGAACTCGCGCGACAACGATACTTCGTAGCTGGGTACGAAAGATCCTACGTCAGTGTGCTCAAGGGTAGGTCGACCAGCGTAGCCGAGTGTGCAGATTTTCCGATAATTTTAGATGACGTGTATCGTTCTCTCGACAGTAACGACTTACTTAAGCCTGTGTTGAAAGTCGCTTCAATGGCACCTCATTTGAGCATTCGCTTCGACTTCGAGCGAATCCACACTCAATGCATGGTGGGTGGGTACAGGACTAACCTTGGCATGACTGAACCAGAAAAACAAGGCGTCTTCATTGGAGCCACGGGACTTCACGGGGAACGAACAGATGCCACAGAACGCCGCACCAAAGAAGTCGAAGGAACCCTGGTGCACGAGTTGTGCCATTTGGCTCTCAACCTGGTATACGGAAATGAAGGAAAGCCATATTTGTGCACAGAtgaaagcagaaaagaacatTACGCAGGTATCCTCGAGGACGCAAGGGGCCGACAGCACGGTTTACACGACATCTTAAAATGGGCCTTTCACGGGAATGACGAAGCTGAACTTATAGTTCGAATACCGCACATTCTCGCTCTTTGCCCTACGGAAGGAAACACTATTCTGGAGGAACAAGTCCCGAGGctcttccagtttttcaaacAACACGTCGTCGAGGATATGACGCAGTACATACAGGACGGTTGTTTGGGAAGAGAGACTGAAGTCATCAGAGAAGAAAATGGAAAATTGGGGAGGGCGTCCTCCACAGAGGAACTAGGAATCGAATTCGTGGCGAGGCTTGATGACTGTGTTATGAGGCGTGACCCACCTGTTGTCCTTGTAGCTTCAAATTTAACATTCCTCGAAGTAATGGTGAACGACCTCGTGAGATCTGCTAGAGTTCCCTACCTATTTCTTGGGACATCGCAGTGGGGGGACAGAACCTATGACATCCTGCTCGCAAATAAGTGCAGCTTCTTGCTCTTATCTTGCGAGGGAAGAGAGAACCTCCGAATAATTCTCAATCTCTCAAAAGAGCTTCTTGACGTCACTGGCACCAAGACAATTCTGCTAACGTCAAAGCAGAACCTTCAACATTGTCTCCAAGGAATTAAAGAGAGTATGTTACATGATATCAAAATTTACATGGACACTGTGCACAAAGCTTCTTTTGAGAACGTCACCGGCAAATGCAAGAATAAAATTATCGAGAGGTCACGGATCGCTCTTCAGTCTCCCAACCAGCAGTTGTTTATTAAAGATATGCTCGACATCGACAGCTTTTCGAAAACTTGCCAGGAGGAGACGTTATTGACACTGTGCAGAGAAGGAGTGCTATATTTTGGGCCTGAACTCAAGGAACTTCGGGAAGACGTAAGCGTGTGCTACATTAACCAAAGGTGCAGTAGGTCCGTTGAAGTTGACTTGAGGAAGATTAGAGATCGTCCTAAAGACGATGCTTTCGCTTTCCTCGGGTGCTCGGAGGAAACACTTCAGTCATCTTTGCCCAAAGGCCTTGCTGTGAAGCGAATGAGCATCTTGGACAGTTTCGAGCAAATTGTCCTCCTGGAGAAGGACAGTGACTACGATCGCCTTCTCCTAACGCAACACTTCCGTGGAAAGACAGTTCACCTTCTTGAATTTCATGAAGGACGTTACGTGTGGAAAAAATCAAATGGTGCCGTAAGTCACCTTCCCATGACCGGGATAGAAATTCACTCGGCGAATTTCCTCCTTGAAGTAAGAGAGAAAGTCCTCGTTATTTCCGGAGACCCAGGATCGGGAAAAACCGTGCTGGCCACGCGGCTTTGCACTGAAATCAAGAAAGAAGACGAGAAAGCATGGGTACTTTACGTCAGTACTTACCCGAAGAGGCAAGAAGCAATGAAATTGCTTAATGAAGAAACTGGAGGCATCAACGTCAAGCAGTTCGCAAAGTTGTGTTGCGTGCAAACAAGTGGACAAGAGTTCGAACTGTTTCAGCAAACTGTCACCGAGGGAAGTCCGTTTCACGTGTGGGTCATTTTCGATGCCCTTGACGAAATCCTGGAGGTGACGCGGAAATATATCCTTGAGTTTACTAAGGTTTTGGCTCAAGAAAAGGTGCGTAAGATATTGATATTCACACGCACGGTATGTCGAATTGCGATTCAAGATCAAATGCACCTGGTGCCTTTCGACATGGCTGCGTTCTCGGCGGAAGAACGAGATGAGTTTCTGGAGAAATATCAGAAATCTCTTCAGAATCCGATGACCGATAGGAAGACAGTCAAAAGTACTATTAATTACCTTAAGGAGAAACACTCTTCTCTTTTAGGAAATCCTCTAATTCTCCGAATGGTGGCGGAGGTGGAACAAGGCGAAGCTTCTGACCCTGAATACTGTGAATTGGTGCAACCCATGTACAGCTCCCAGGATTGCTTTACGCTGCTCTCCCTGTACAGATTGTTTGTCGAGTACAAATACCTTCTATATCgcattgaaaaaaagaaagaggacagAACGAGAGCCGCAAACGAAGATGATGACGACACGCTGAAGCCGATATTTCAGAACAACCATGCCCTTTTAGCCCTAAAATCGCTACTGCCCGAGGACGTCCTCAAGGAACTCGTAAGCGAAAGTGAATACGACGACTTAAAATCGAAGGGCCGTTTGATAATGGCTGTCAAGGAGAACAAGCTAAAACAGGGTATCATACTGTGCTTGACAAATGACGCTCCTCATTTTGTGCATCATAGCTTCGCCGAGTTTTTCGCAGCAGATTTGATCTTCAAGAGGGTGAAAGAGGCGAATGCCAGAGGCGATGTAAGGGTGGCACTTATCATTTCTGGCTTGTACGGAGAATCTAGCTATGTCGGCATGTTGACCTTCTTGGATGGATTCGCAGCGGAGCGACACGCAATGCAGAGCAATATCATGAATAACGACATTGGAGGCGTCATTGTTGAAGCAGCTTTGGAACACGCATACACCCAAGATGCCCTCGGAAGAACACCTCTGCATGTCGCTGCGCTGCATGCTAATCAATTTATCTTAAATTACCTTTCAATTGACGAAGCAATGACACAGGAAGATATGCTAGGTATGACGCCTCTTATGTACGCTGATAAGATTCGCGCGTGGGAAAGACTGGACGCCTTCTGTGCTCATAGCGGCGGTCTTGCTATCAACTGGTTTGTCCAACTGCCGACAACAGTCGAAAACATTACATCGGAGCGAGATTTTGATCGCTCAGTCTTAGGTGAAGTCCTTTACGAGCGTTGTAAGGAACTCTTATCTGTTCTGCTTAGAGAGTTTTGCAACAGTCAGATGTGTTCCAGCGAAACCTGCATCGAGCGTGCACCACGGTACCTGAAGGAGAACGTCAGTTCTGCGGCAGACGCGGCACATACCCCTGTGAATATTGATCGCATTACGGATGACGGGCAACGTACCCCCTTACATATCAGTATCATTTTTGGTGACACCGATATTGTTCGCCTGCTTCTTCCTTATTCCTCGCCAGCTGTGAGTTATTTGTGTACGGTTTCCGCTCTTTTCGGTCGCACAGACATCCTGAGGCTTCTACTTCCTTTTGCATCATCCCCCAGTGATTGGTACACCACTGAAAACCGGCCAGAAGGTTTTCCCCTTCCCGTTGTGTGTCTAAAGAATATTGACGTTGTAGAACTTCTACTCCCCCATTTCTTGACACGATCTCCATTCTTAGAGGAGCTGCTGTATAGCAGCATTCTTCATCGATACGACGGAGTGACGAAAGCCATTCTTCCTAACTCTGATGCGAGCGATCGCCACACGCATCAGGATACGGCGAGTTTGTACGCAAGCGTACGCTCTGGTTGCCTGGAAACAGTGAGACTTATGCTTCCTTACACAGGTCTGGATGCATGGGATAAACACGGCATCGCTGCACTTTGTATGGGCATGGACGACAATGATTCTCTGAATAAGAGTCTGGCGCGCAGGGAACCGCAATTGGACGACACAGAAGACAAGACACTCAgtaatcatgacgttggaaTTAGTAAGCTGCTCCTTCTTCATTTGAACATCGACTCCGTTAACATTGACGGCGGAATTGCTCTGCGGATCGGCATGAAGTACAGAAAGCACTCTGCCACTTTCAAGCTACTCCTTCCTCATTTATCACTTGCGTCTGGCATTATAAGTGAAGCAAAATATTCCCGTTATGCTGCAAAGACTGGAGAGCAGGATATCCTAAGGTACCTGATCCCTAACACTCCAATTAACACTCCAGATGAAAACGGACATACGCCGCTCCTTTACTGCTTCCTTAATGGATACTTGAAAGCGGCAAAGCTTCTCCTTCCTCTTACAGTGATTGATGATCTTTTAAACAAACCACTGCGTGTGAGCGCGTGCCTAAACCACTGTGAATTTGTAGAGCTGGttctcccccactccttcaaAAGCAGCACCGTCACCGTGCTGCTAGATGCCGTTGATATGAGTGACGCGGATACCAATTGCTATACGAAATTGCTTCTGCCTCACGTTGACGTGGATGTTCGCGCAGTGGAGGAAAAGACTGCATGGTGTAAAAGTGTGTACCGAGGTAACTGGGCATCGGTGCAGCTCTTTCTACCTTACACGGAAAGAAGTGATGGTGCCGTGAGCCAGAGCACGGCATTACTATTGCATGCTTGCAAAAGATCGACAGCCACCCGTGAACCATCGAAGTCTAAAAATAAACGGAACGGGGAAATGAGCGTTGGAGATGTCAAAATATTAAAACTGCTGCTCCTCGACATGAATTTAAACGGTGCGGATGCAAATCGGGCTTTGTCACTCGCCCAGAGCGTCACCAATATTCACGCAATGAAGTTGCTCCGCCCTCATGCATCGGTGAGCAAGCATATGCTTCCTCATTCGTCATTCTCTTCCCCTAGTATATCTGTAGCAGAATTCATCAACAGCGTTGTTAACTCTGAAGAAGACCAGGATATCCTAAGAAGTCTGACCCCTAACACTCCAATTAACACTCCAGATGAAAACGGATATACGCCGCTCCTTTACTGCTGCCTTAATGGATACTTGAGAGCGGCAAAGCTTCTCCTTCCTCTAACAGTGCTTGACAGTGTAAGAGACACACCGTTCTTCGTGAGTGCCTCTCTGAACAAGTGCGAGTTTGTAGAACTGCTTCTTCCGCACTGCTTTAAACGTAGTAGCGAAATCGGGTTCTTAGCAGCGGTTAAAAACAGGCATGGTGATGCAACGAAATTGCTTCTGCCCCACGTTGATGCGAACGATCGTAAATGGAGAGCGACGGCGTCTAGTAAATGTGTGGAGGGAGGTGGATGGGCATCGGTGCGGCTCTTCCTGCCTTACACGGAAGCACGTGATCGTGAAAACGGTCTGCAAAGGTCATTGCAGCTGATAGCTTTAAAACAGGCTATCGCCACTATGTATTCCTCGAGAGCAGATGTTACAACCCTTAGGGAAGAGAACGATGAAGATATCAATATATCGAAGCTGCTACTTCTCCACTCGAGCCTCGGTATTACTGATGAGTCCGGGCTTTCTCGCTGA